From one Alphaproteobacteria bacterium genomic stretch:
- a CDS encoding TlpA disulfide reductase family protein — protein MGKTLTIMKPITSCECIPARGDGRGSARLGGVIDAEPAPKGVEILIAEVFAPNTQFLDPTGIPSTLGNFKGKTIVFNVWATWCGPCIKELPSLDRLAGKLDGNNAAAF, from the coding sequence ATGGGCAAGACCCTGACGATCATGAAACCCATCACATCGTGCGAGTGCATTCCTGCGCGGGGTGACGGGAGAGGCTCAGCGCGCTTAGGGGGTGTCATAGACGCGGAACCAGCGCCCAAAGGTGTGGAGATCCTGATTGCTGAAGTGTTCGCTCCTAACACGCAGTTCCTCGATCCGACCGGCATTCCGAGTACGCTGGGCAATTTCAAAGGCAAGACGATCGTGTTTAACGTCTGGGCCACATGGTGTGGCCCCTGCATCAAGGAGTTGCCATCGCTCGATCGCTTAGCTGGCAAGCTCGACGGCAACAATGCGGCGGCGTTTTGA